A region of Spiribacter roseus DNA encodes the following proteins:
- the bamA gene encoding outer membrane protein assembly factor BamA, with amino-acid sequence MMRLRLAAFLLLLAGFSSAQAFTIEDIRIRGLDRIAEGTVLNYLPLEAGDELTPARTSDAVEALFDTGFFDDVSLLRDGDTLIVEVDERPAIARIEFIGNSQIDSERLREGLSGAGLGEGQSFDRPLLARIERELEQQYFALGYYDVDIESTVSPLPRNRVSLRVDVEEGEPASVQGIRFIGNRAFDVDRLRGVFEMGPKAWWAVLSQRDKYSRERLSGDLQRLRAFYRDRGYADFRIESTQVTISTDRERINITVNLDEGQQYTVGDIELAGDLIYPRETLRDLIAIDSGAIYNQRNITRSVEAIQEKLGERGYAFARVNPVPELREADRVVDLTLFVDPAERVYVRRIRISGNESTRDDVIRGELTQYEGTWLSTRDLRNSESRLGRLGFFSDVSISTPRVPGTTDQVDVEVDATERLSGSLRAGVGFGSDQGLLLNLGVQQDNLFGTGDRVEFVANSDDADTVYRLSYLERNHTMSGIDRRYALSFRDRDADEADLADYGVKTTRASYGYRIPVSGSDRLGADVTFEDVALEFSDPTEFQEDFQARNGKSNRAILTDLSWTRDTRNTAIFPSSGARQRLGLAVALPQVSDIEYYRFSYEQSRYLALNEQFTLVLDGTLSYGNAYGEGERLPFYENFFAGGIRTVRGYEANSLGPRDENNDPTGGNLRALGRAEIRFPLAQDEDGNNLRFATFIDAGQVWDRERDNLRDKSDISFSGLRYSAGLGLVYYSPIGPFTVSIAEPINDKGNDDTQRFQFTIGASF; translated from the coding sequence ATGATGCGATTAAGACTGGCCGCGTTTCTGCTGCTGCTGGCCGGGTTCAGCAGCGCACAGGCATTCACGATTGAAGACATCCGCATCCGCGGACTGGATCGTATCGCCGAGGGAACGGTACTCAACTACCTGCCGCTGGAGGCGGGCGACGAGCTGACCCCGGCCCGCACCTCGGATGCCGTGGAGGCCCTTTTCGACACGGGCTTTTTCGATGATGTCAGTCTGCTGCGCGACGGCGATACGCTGATCGTTGAGGTGGACGAGCGGCCGGCCATCGCCCGGATCGAGTTCATCGGCAATAGCCAGATTGACAGCGAGCGCCTGCGGGAGGGGCTCAGTGGCGCCGGCCTCGGTGAGGGGCAGAGCTTTGACCGGCCGCTGCTCGCGCGCATCGAGCGCGAGCTCGAGCAGCAGTACTTCGCGCTTGGCTACTATGACGTCGACATCGAGAGCACGGTCTCGCCGCTGCCACGCAATCGCGTCAGCCTGCGGGTGGACGTGGAGGAGGGCGAACCGGCTTCGGTCCAGGGCATCCGCTTTATCGGCAATCGGGCCTTTGATGTTGATCGCCTGCGGGGTGTCTTCGAGATGGGGCCCAAGGCCTGGTGGGCGGTGCTCTCGCAGCGCGACAAGTACTCCCGCGAGCGTCTGTCCGGTGATCTGCAGCGGCTGCGCGCGTTCTACCGCGACCGTGGCTATGCCGATTTCAGAATTGAGTCGACCCAGGTCACCATCAGCACCGACCGCGAGCGCATCAACATCACCGTCAACCTCGATGAGGGGCAGCAGTATACCGTCGGCGACATCGAGCTCGCCGGTGATCTGATCTATCCCCGCGAGACGCTGCGTGATCTGATCGCCATTGACAGTGGCGCGATCTACAACCAGCGCAACATCACCCGCAGTGTCGAGGCCATACAGGAGAAGCTCGGCGAGCGGGGCTATGCCTTCGCCCGGGTGAACCCCGTCCCGGAGCTGCGTGAAGCCGATCGGGTGGTCGATCTGACGCTGTTCGTCGACCCGGCCGAGCGCGTCTACGTCCGGCGGATCCGCATCAGCGGCAATGAATCGACCCGCGATGATGTGATCCGCGGCGAGCTGACCCAGTACGAGGGGACCTGGCTGTCGACCCGCGATCTCCGTAACTCCGAGTCGCGACTGGGTCGGCTGGGCTTTTTCAGTGATGTCAGCATCAGCACGCCGCGGGTGCCGGGTACCACCGACCAGGTGGATGTCGAGGTGGATGCCACCGAGCGTCTCTCGGGCAGCCTGCGCGCCGGTGTCGGGTTCGGGAGTGACCAGGGGCTGCTGCTCAACCTCGGGGTGCAGCAGGACAACCTGTTCGGCACGGGTGACCGGGTCGAGTTCGTCGCCAACAGTGATGACGCCGACACCGTCTATCGCCTGTCGTACCTTGAGCGTAACCACACCATGAGCGGCATCGACCGGCGGTATGCGCTGTCATTCCGGGACCGCGACGCGGACGAGGCCGATCTGGCGGATTACGGGGTCAAAACCACCCGCGCGTCCTACGGCTACCGGATCCCGGTCAGTGGTAGCGACCGGCTGGGTGCCGACGTGACCTTCGAGGACGTGGCCCTTGAATTTTCTGATCCGACCGAGTTTCAGGAGGATTTCCAGGCGCGCAACGGCAAGTCGAACCGGGCGATCCTGACCGATCTGTCCTGGACCCGGGATACCCGCAATACGGCGATCTTCCCATCCAGCGGAGCGCGTCAGCGTCTGGGTCTGGCAGTGGCCCTGCCGCAGGTATCCGACATCGAATACTATCGGTTCAGCTACGAGCAGTCCCGCTACCTCGCGCTCAACGAGCAGTTCACCCTGGTGCTGGATGGCACGCTGTCCTACGGCAACGCCTATGGCGAGGGCGAGCGTCTGCCGTTCTACGAGAACTTCTTCGCCGGCGGTATCCGCACGGTCCGCGGCTATGAGGCCAACTCACTGGGTCCCCGGGACGAAAACAACGACCCCACCGGCGGCAATCTGCGCGCCCTGGGTCGCGCCGAGATCCGCTTCCCGCTGGCCCAAGACGAGGATGGCAACAACCTGCGCTTTGCCACCTTCATCGACGCCGGGCAGGTCTGGGACCGCGAACGCGACAATCTGCGCGACAAGTCCGATATTTCCTTTTCCGGCCTGCGCTACTCCGCGGGCCTGGGACTGGTCTACTATTCACCCATCGGACCGTTCACGGTCAGTATTGCCGAGCCAATCAATGACAAGGGCAATGATGACACCCAGCGCTTTCAGTTCACGATTGGAGCCAGTTTCTGA